A DNA window from Brenneria izadpanahii contains the following coding sequences:
- a CDS encoding restriction endonuclease subunit S: MQDLVIEKQQSGAAGKVVPAGYKLTEVGVIPEDWECKYLGEFGDIVRGGSPRPAGDPRYFEGDFIPWLTVASLTAIPDAQQVVMTTSSMLTELGSKHSRTLEKDTLIISNSGATLGVAKLLGIKCCANDGVAAIINQRIGNKSFLIHYINTITKNLHDKVATGNGQPNLNTDLIRLIPVPFPKEKEQGKIAGTLSDCDNFILKLEKLIAKKQAIKTAAMQQLLTGKTRLPQFALRDDGAAKGYKKSELGEIPEDWVVYPFGYIMKIRHGKNQKDVECIDGKYPIYATGGQIGKANSFLYNKPSVLIGRKGTIDKPRYTNKPFWTVDTLFYSEISESADAKFIFYQFCTIDWMQYNEASGVPSLNASTIESIKTALPSVEEQTAIAAILSDMDKEIQTLQQRLEKNRQLKQGMMQELLTGKTRLIKMG, from the coding sequence ATGCAAGATCTAGTGATAGAGAAACAGCAGTCGGGTGCGGCGGGGAAAGTCGTGCCTGCGGGGTATAAACTAACAGAGGTGGGGGTTATTCCTGAGGATTGGGAGTGCAAATATCTCGGTGAATTTGGCGATATTGTGCGGGGTGGCTCTCCTCGCCCCGCAGGTGATCCTAGATATTTTGAAGGTGATTTTATCCCTTGGCTAACGGTTGCTTCACTTACGGCGATCCCGGATGCTCAACAGGTCGTTATGACAACATCGTCGATGTTAACCGAATTAGGTTCCAAGCATAGCCGGACCTTAGAAAAAGATACTCTTATTATTTCTAATAGTGGCGCAACACTTGGCGTTGCAAAACTCTTAGGAATCAAGTGCTGTGCAAATGATGGTGTTGCTGCGATTATTAATCAAAGAATTGGCAATAAATCATTTCTTATTCATTACATCAATACAATAACAAAAAACCTCCATGACAAAGTCGCAACGGGTAATGGACAGCCGAATCTAAATACCGATCTTATTCGACTTATTCCTGTACCTTTTCCAAAGGAGAAAGAGCAGGGAAAAATAGCGGGTACATTGTCGGATTGTGACAATTTCATCCTTAAATTAGAGAAACTAATCGCAAAAAAACAGGCTATTAAAACCGCCGCCATGCAGCAACTACTGACAGGTAAAACCCGTTTGCCGCAGTTTGCATTGCGGGATGATGGAGCTGCTAAGGGATATAAAAAGAGTGAGTTGGGGGAGATTCCTGAAGATTGGGTAGTATATCCTTTTGGATATATCATGAAAATTCGCCATGGGAAAAACCAGAAAGATGTTGAATGTATTGATGGAAAATACCCAATCTATGCCACTGGTGGGCAAATAGGGAAAGCGAATTCTTTTCTCTATAATAAACCATCCGTATTAATTGGACGTAAAGGCACTATTGATAAACCTCGGTATACAAACAAACCGTTTTGGACGGTTGATACTTTGTTTTATTCAGAAATATCAGAATCAGCAGATGCAAAATTTATTTTTTATCAGTTCTGTACGATTGACTGGATGCAATACAATGAGGCTTCGGGAGTGCCTAGCTTAAACGCTAGTACAATTGAAAGTATTAAAACGGCATTGCCATCAGTTGAAGAACAAACTGCCATCGCCGCCATCCTCTCCGACATGGACAAGGAAATTCAGACCTTGCAACAGCGTCTGGAGAAAAACCGTCAGCTTAAACAGGGGATGATGCAGGAGCTGTTAACCGGGAAAACCAGACTAATAAAAATGGGCTAA
- a CDS encoding type I restriction-modification system subunit M produces MAIKKTELYSSLWASCDELRGGMDASQYKDYVLTLLFMKYVSDKYKGDPYGMIVIPQGASFDDMVALKGDKEIGDKINKIIQKLAAENDLKSVIDVADFDDEDKLGKGKEMIDRLSKLVGIFEGLDLSGNRAEGDDLLGDAYEYLMRHFATESGKSKGQFYTPAEVSRILAKVIGITTETPQDATVYDPTCGSGSLLLKVNDEARRGLSLYGQEMDNATSALARMNMILHNNETAKIWKGNTLSDPQWKEANGQLKAFDFAVANPPFSNKNWTSGLNPKKDPFERFVWGTPPEKNGDYTFLLHVIKSLKSTGKGAVILPHGVLFRGNAEAAIRENLIKQGYIKGIIGLPANLFYGTGIPACIIVIDKEHAHSRKGIFMIDASRGFIKDGNKNRLRSRDIHRIVDVFNHQRTVPGYSRMVPVSEIASEQNAYNLNIPRYIDSGEPEDLHDLTAHLQGGIPMRDVDALQDYWRVFPALRDVLFADDRPGYCRARVEAQRVKPTILAHQEFKDFATRSLLPFKAWVKESALDDIGKGDKPKELIQDIGEMLLAQYANSELMNKYSVYQILMDYWFDAMQDDVYVITQDGWKAAAQIRELQPVKGKDGKNVWKEAHDFEFTKRRYKADVLPRSLVEKRCFPELLEALNRAHERSEEASRQLVEFIEEQAGEEDLLAEAKNDKDKVTQKLVNARLTHLKKTTADPDELAALTRCLALIKAEANAKKAQKAAQDALDRAVFKHYPTLDEPAIKALVVQDKWLATLQMEIKAEIERITQQLAERVAELEERYAEPLPALEASVTALSEKVAGHLRAMGLVW; encoded by the coding sequence ATGGCTATCAAAAAAACTGAACTTTACTCCTCTCTTTGGGCAAGCTGCGACGAACTGCGTGGCGGAATGGATGCCAGCCAGTACAAAGACTATGTGCTGACCCTGCTGTTTATGAAGTATGTTTCTGATAAATATAAAGGCGATCCCTACGGGATGATCGTTATCCCGCAAGGGGCCAGCTTTGATGATATGGTCGCGCTGAAAGGCGACAAAGAGATCGGCGACAAAATTAACAAGATTATCCAAAAACTGGCGGCTGAGAACGATCTGAAAAGCGTGATTGACGTGGCCGATTTTGACGATGAAGACAAACTCGGCAAAGGCAAAGAGATGATCGATCGGCTGTCGAAGCTAGTCGGCATCTTCGAGGGGCTGGATCTGTCCGGCAACCGGGCCGAGGGCGACGATCTGCTGGGGGATGCCTATGAATATCTGATGCGCCACTTTGCTACCGAATCCGGCAAGAGTAAGGGCCAGTTTTATACCCCGGCGGAAGTGTCGCGCATTCTGGCGAAGGTGATCGGCATTACGACTGAGACGCCACAGGATGCGACAGTGTACGATCCGACCTGCGGCTCCGGTTCGCTGCTGCTGAAAGTGAACGACGAAGCCCGCCGCGGGCTATCGCTCTATGGGCAGGAGATGGACAACGCCACCAGTGCGTTGGCGCGGATGAATATGATCCTGCACAACAACGAGACCGCTAAGATATGGAAAGGCAATACGCTGAGCGATCCGCAGTGGAAAGAGGCCAACGGCCAGTTGAAAGCCTTCGACTTCGCTGTAGCGAACCCGCCGTTTTCGAATAAAAACTGGACCAGCGGCCTGAATCCGAAGAAAGACCCGTTTGAACGCTTCGTATGGGGTACTCCGCCGGAGAAGAACGGCGACTATACCTTTTTGCTACATGTCATCAAAAGCCTGAAAAGCACCGGCAAAGGTGCGGTGATCCTGCCGCATGGCGTGCTGTTCCGCGGCAATGCCGAGGCGGCTATCCGCGAAAACCTGATCAAACAAGGCTATATCAAAGGCATTATCGGCTTACCGGCTAACCTGTTTTACGGCACCGGCATCCCGGCGTGCATTATCGTGATCGACAAAGAACACGCGCACAGCCGCAAAGGTATTTTTATGATCGACGCCAGCCGGGGCTTTATTAAGGACGGCAACAAGAACCGCCTGCGCAGTCGGGATATTCACCGTATCGTGGACGTGTTCAACCACCAACGCACGGTGCCCGGCTACAGCCGGATGGTGCCGGTCAGCGAAATCGCCAGTGAACAGAATGCTTACAACCTGAATATCCCTCGCTATATTGACAGCGGCGAGCCGGAAGATTTGCACGATCTGACCGCACACTTACAGGGCGGTATTCCGATGCGCGATGTCGATGCCTTACAGGACTACTGGCGGGTGTTTCCCGCCCTGCGCGACGTGCTGTTTGCCGACGATCGCCCCGGCTACTGTCGGGCGCGGGTCGAAGCCCAGCGGGTTAAACCAACTATTCTGGCGCATCAGGAGTTTAAGGATTTCGCTACCCGCAGCCTGCTGCCTTTTAAGGCATGGGTGAAAGAGTCGGCGCTGGATGACATAGGCAAAGGTGATAAACCGAAAGAACTGATACAGGATATCGGCGAAATGCTGTTGGCGCAGTACGCCAACAGCGAGCTAATGAACAAATACAGCGTGTACCAGATTTTAATGGACTACTGGTTCGACGCCATGCAGGACGATGTGTACGTGATTACGCAAGATGGCTGGAAAGCTGCCGCGCAGATCCGCGAACTCCAGCCGGTGAAAGGCAAGGATGGAAAAAACGTCTGGAAAGAAGCGCACGATTTCGAATTTACCAAACGGCGCTATAAGGCCGACGTTTTACCCCGCTCTCTGGTAGAGAAACGCTGTTTCCCGGAATTGCTGGAAGCGCTGAACCGCGCGCATGAACGTAGCGAGGAAGCCAGCCGTCAGTTAGTCGAGTTCATCGAAGAGCAGGCTGGTGAAGAAGATTTGCTGGCGGAAGCGAAGAATGACAAAGATAAGGTGACGCAAAAACTGGTGAATGCCCGCCTGACCCACCTGAAAAAAACCACCGCCGACCCGGATGAACTGGCGGCGCTGACCCGCTGTCTGGCGCTGATTAAGGCAGAAGCCAACGCGAAAAAAGCGCAGAAAGCCGCACAGGATGCGCTGGATCGTGCCGTGTTTAAGCATTATCCCACACTGGACGAACCGGCGATCAAAGCGCTGGTGGTGCAGGACAAATGGCTGGCAACCTTGCAAATGGAGATTAAGGCGGAGATTGAGCGTATTACCCAGCAACTGGCGGAACGTGTGGCGGAACTTGAAGAGCGCTATGCGGAACCGCTGCCAGCTCTGGAAGCATCCGTTACGGCGTTGAGCGAGAAGGTGGCCGGGCATTTGCGGGCGATGGGGCTGGTATGGTGA
- a CDS encoding DarT ssDNA thymidine ADP-ribosyltransferase family protein → MADIRTQQFLYHLTDINNLEDIFSEGLKSRSLLRGFSDVADPEIIASRRALRLEEYVPFHFFARNPFDGRVHRNNPDKTLVLITVRRNHAQTNNWSIIPRHPLSGSTITLLDYETGMATIDWETMNLRDYRDDNCKCVCMAECLSPTTVSASDFNSIFVPDAETEATVNNLKRAYGLSMYVNNSPNMFPGA, encoded by the coding sequence ATGGCTGATATTCGCACACAGCAATTTCTTTATCATTTAACAGATATTAACAATCTGGAGGACATTTTTTCAGAAGGGTTAAAATCCCGCAGCCTCTTACGTGGTTTTTCAGATGTTGCCGATCCTGAAATTATAGCCTCACGCCGAGCTTTGCGATTAGAAGAATATGTTCCTTTCCATTTTTTCGCTCGAAACCCCTTTGATGGCAGAGTTCATCGGAATAACCCAGATAAGACGCTCGTCCTCATCACCGTCCGACGCAACCATGCTCAAACGAATAACTGGTCAATCATTCCCAGGCATCCGTTATCTGGTTCAACGATTACTTTGCTTGATTATGAAACAGGCATGGCCACTATTGACTGGGAAACAATGAACCTTCGTGACTATAGAGATGATAATTGTAAGTGTGTCTGTATGGCGGAATGCCTATCTCCAACAACTGTGTCTGCAAGCGATTTTAATAGTATCTTTGTTCCTGATGCGGAAACAGAGGCAACTGTAAACAATCTTAAAAGAGCTTATGGGCTGAGTATGTACGTCAATAACAGCCCTAATATGTTCCCCGGAGCCTGA
- the darG gene encoding type II toxin-antitoxin system antitoxin DNA ADP-ribosyl glycohydrolase DarG — protein sequence MITFTQGNLLDAPVEALVNTVNTVGVMGKGIALMFKERFPANMKAYALACKQKQVMTGKMFITETGELMGPRWIVNFPTKQHWRADSRMEWIEDGLQDLRRFLIEKQVQSIAIPPLGAGNGGLNWPDVRAHIESALGDLQDVQILIYEPTEKYQNVAKSTGVKKLTPARAMIAELVRRYWVLGMECSLLEIQKLAWLLQRAIKLHQQENVLKLRFEAHNYGPYAHNLTHLLNELDGNYLKAEKRIPDSQPLDVIWFNDREKDHVNTYLNSEAKAWLPALEQVSQLIDGFESPFGMELLATVDWLLTCDKCEPTLDSVKEGLSQWPAGEHWASRKMKLFDDNNLQFAINRVMEFHC from the coding sequence ATGATCACATTTACACAAGGCAACTTACTGGATGCGCCCGTGGAAGCACTGGTGAATACGGTTAATACCGTCGGTGTCATGGGTAAAGGCATCGCGCTGATGTTCAAAGAGCGCTTTCCCGCCAATATGAAAGCCTACGCCCTCGCCTGCAAACAAAAGCAGGTGATGACCGGAAAAATGTTTATTACCGAAACCGGCGAACTGATGGGACCGCGCTGGATAGTCAACTTCCCTACCAAACAGCACTGGCGCGCCGACTCGCGTATGGAGTGGATTGAAGACGGTTTACAGGACTTACGCCGTTTTTTGATCGAAAAACAGGTGCAGTCCATCGCCATTCCACCGCTGGGGGCAGGCAACGGCGGTCTGAACTGGCCGGACGTTCGAGCGCATATTGAATCTGCGCTGGGCGACCTTCAGGACGTTCAAATCCTGATTTATGAGCCCACCGAAAAATACCAGAACGTTGCCAAAAGCACCGGCGTAAAAAAGCTCACCCCCGCCAGAGCGATGATCGCTGAACTGGTGCGCCGCTACTGGGTGCTGGGGATGGAGTGCAGCCTGCTGGAGATTCAGAAGCTGGCATGGCTTCTACAGCGTGCCATTAAGTTGCATCAGCAAGAAAATGTGCTGAAACTGCGATTTGAAGCGCACAACTATGGCCCTTATGCGCACAACCTGACCCATCTGCTTAATGAGCTAGACGGCAACTATCTGAAAGCGGAAAAACGCATCCCGGACAGCCAGCCGCTGGATGTGATCTGGTTTAACGATCGGGAAAAAGACCACGTAAATACTTATCTGAATAGCGAAGCTAAAGCGTGGTTGCCAGCATTGGAGCAGGTTAGTCAGTTAATAGACGGCTTTGAATCCCCATTCGGTATGGAGTTACTGGCGACCGTGGACTGGTTGCTTACCTGCGACAAATGCGAGCCCACGCTGGACTCCGTTAAAGAGGGGCTAAGCCAGTGGCCTGCGGGCGAACACTGGGCCAGCCGCAAGATGAAACTATTCGATGATAATAATCTGCAATTCGCTATTAACCGCGTAATGGAGTTCCATTGCTGA